Proteins encoded by one window of Methanocella sp.:
- the hgcB gene encoding mercury methylation ferredoxin HgcB: protein MFNSYKENTLKFDPEECTSCGMCTKVCPHAVFAFSDKAVVLANKEACMECGACYLNCPTTAIEVESGVGCAAAMIKAALRGGPETCDGGGAETDKPPGGCC from the coding sequence TAAAGAAAATACATTAAAGTTCGACCCCGAAGAGTGCACAAGCTGCGGCATGTGCACAAAGGTCTGCCCCCACGCCGTCTTTGCCTTCAGTGATAAGGCTGTGGTGCTGGCCAATAAGGAGGCCTGCATGGAGTGCGGAGCCTGCTACCTGAACTGCCCGACCACCGCGATAGAAGTCGAAAGTGGCGTCGGGTGCGCTGCGGCGATGATCAAGGCGGCGCTGAGGGGCGGCCCGGAAACGTGCGATGGCGGCGGCGCTGAGACGGATAAGCCGCCAGGCGGCTGCTGTTAG